The sequence below is a genomic window from Thalassobaculum sp. OXR-137.
AGACGACGCTGGCGCAGGCGCCCGACAAGCCGACGCTCGTCTTCCTGCACCACCCGCCCTTCATCTGCGGGATCGAGCACATGGACCGGATCCGACTGCTCGACGGCGCCGAGGAGCTGCAGCGCATCATCGCTGCCAATCCCCAGGTCGAGCGGGTGCTGACCGGTCACCATCACCGACCCATCCAGACCCGCTGGGCCGGCACCATCGCTCAGATCGCGCCCTCGGTCGCCCATCAGGTGGAGTTCCGCCTGGATCCGGGGGCGGAGGGCGCGCTGGTGCTGGAGCCGCCGGCCTTCCTGATCCATGCCTGGATCGAGGGCACCGGCCTTGTGTCCCATCAGGTCTATGTGGAGCGCTATCCGGGCCCGCACCCGTTCGTGCTCGACGCCGATTATCCTGGCGCGAGCTGACGGCAAGGCGTGTAAGTCGGCGCGGTCACGGGTTCTCGCTAGTCGTCAAAGTCACCCGATCCGCGAGATCCTTTGCGCCGACCCGCCCTTGGGGGCGGAAGCCGTCTGCCTCTTCCCTCGGCCTCACAATTGCCCGTCTCCCATCCTCAATCCGTGGAAGACGGGGCGGCGTCCGCGAAGAGCGCCGCCACCCCCTGGGCTCAGGCCTTGAAGAAGGCGAGCAAGTCCGGATTGACGATATCGGGATTGACCGTGCACAGGCCGTGCGACAGGCCCGGATAGACCTTCAGGGTGCTGGTGCGGATGCGCTCGGCCGACAGGATGGCGCTGTCGGCGATCGGCACGATCTGGTCGTCGTCGCCGTGCATCACCAGGGTCGGCACGCTCACCGCCTTCAGGTCGTCGTTGAAGTCGGTCTCCGAGAACGCCTTGATGCCGTCGTAATGGGCCTTCGCCCCGCCCATCATGCCCTGGCGCCACCAGTTCTGGATCACGCCCTGGGACAGCTCCGCTCCCGGGCGGTTGTAGCCGTAGAACGGGCCCGACGGGACGTCGAGGTAGAACTGCGCCCGGTTGGCGGCCAGGGCGGCGCGGAAACCGTCGAACACCTCGATCGACAGGCCGCCCGGATTGTCGGCGGTCTTGACCATGATCGGCGGCACCGCCCCGATCATCACCAGCTTGGCCACCCGGCCGTTCTTCTGGCCATGCCGGGCGACGTAGTGCAGCGCCTCGCCGCCGCCCGTGGAATGGCCGATATGGATCGCGTCGCGCAGGTCGAGGTGCTCGACCACGGCGGCGACATCGGCGGCGTAGTGGTCCATGTCGTGGCCGTCGGCGACCTGGGCCGAGCGGCCGTGGCCGCGGCGGTCATGGGCGATGACCCGGTAGCCCTGGGCGAGGAAATAGAGCATCTGGGCGTCCCAGTCGTCGGCGCTGAGCGGCCAGCCGTGGTGGAACACCAGCGGCTGGGCGTCCTTCGGGCCCCAATCCTTGAAGAAGATCTCGACGCCGTCCTTGGTGGTGATGGTGCTCATGGTCTGGCCTTCCTGTTGGGGGGATGCGTTGGCGGCGGTCGCCGCGGCGACGCCGAAACCCGGCAGCGACACGGCGCCCGCCAGGGCTGTACCGGTAAGCAGAACGTCTCGGCGGGTGGTCTGTGAGGTGGGCACTCGAGGGGGCGGTGTCATCGTCGGTCTCCTGGTTAAACGCCATGCTCTTCGCGGATCAGTTCGGCGGCACGCTCGCCGATCACGGCGCAGGGCGCCTGGGTGTTGCCGGTGGCCACCCGCGGCATGACGGACGCGTCGGCGATGCGCAGTCCGTCCAGGCCGTGGACACGGAGCGCGCCATCCACCACGGCCGTCTCGTCGCGGCCCATCCGTGCCGTGCCGCACTGGTGCCAGTAGGTGACGGCGGCATCGCGGATGTAGCGGTCGCGGTCCTCGCCCTTGAGGTTGCCGGGCATCACCTCCCCGCGGATGAAGGGGTGGAAGGCCCGGGCGTTTCCGAGCGCTCGGCACAGTTCCAGACAGCGGCGGGCCGTGGTGAGGTCCCTGGGGTCGGACAGGAAGTCCGCTTCGATCGCCAGCGGCCGGGAAGCGTCGGCGCTGCGCAGGCGCAGACGTCCGCGGCTGTGCGGCTGAGCGAGGCCGGCGAACATGGTCCAGCCATGGGCCGGAACGCCGCGCTGCGCCGTCCGCTCGCTCGGCACCGGGAACTCGACCTGGCAGAACAGCAGGTCGGGGGCCTCCAGTTCGGGCCGGCTCTTCCAGTACAGCGTCGCCTCGCTCCCGCTGTTGCGCGGCGCCAGCGGCTCCGCGTATTCCCAGGTGCAGCCGAAGGAAACGTGGTCCTGCAGGTTGCGACCGACACCCGGGAGGTGCTGGACGACCGGGATCCCGAAACGCTCCAGCTCCGCCCGGTCACCGATCCCGGAATGCATCAGCACCTTGGGCGTCTGGATCGCCCCGAGCGACAGCACCACTTCGCACCCGGCGCCGATCGCGATCTGCCGGCCGCCATGCTCGATCGCGAGGCCGACTGCCCTACGGCCCTCGAACAGCACCCGAAGCACGGTCGCGCCGGTGAGGACGGTCAGGTTCGGGCGATCGAGCCAGGGCCGGACATAGGCCCTGTACAGCGAGTGCCGCCGTCCCTCGCGGACCAGCATGTCGGTGATCGCCGCACCGCCCGCCTGCTCCATCATGGCGCCGTTCGGGTGATCGAAGACCGGAATGCCGATCTCGCCCGCCGCGTCCAGCAGGGCCAGGGCGACCGGACTCGGCGCGGCGGCCGGCTGCACCCAGACCGGCCCGCCCGATCCCCGGTACGCCGGATCCGGCGCACCCTGCCAGTTCTCGATCCGGCGGTAGATATCGAGCACGTTCTCGTAGCCCCAGCGCGGATCGTCGGCCTGTGCGGCGACGTAGTCCCAGTCGTTCCGATGACCGCGGGCCCAGACCATGACATTGATGCTGGACCCGCCGCCAAGACCCTTGCCCATGGACATCGGGATCTCTCGGCCGTTCAGGTGCGGGTTCGGCTCCGCCCGGAACCCCCAGTCGCGGGCGCTGCCGAGATTGGTCGGCCAGAGCGCGGGGTTCAGCACGCTTTCAGCCTCGTCACTGCCCCCAGCCTCCAGCAGCAGAACCTGGGCCTGGCCGTTCTCCGCCAGCCGGCGGGCGGTCACGGAGCCGGACGCGCCGGCGCCGCAGACGATGAAGTCGTAGCTGGACCGCAATCCGGCGGTCAGCCGCGCCTGGTTCTCCTGCGCGCGGTGGGCGAATTCCGGGTCTTCCCACGATGCGGTATCGCTCATGGATCGGCGTCCTCTTCCGTTGGACGGGGGTTAGGCCGGAGCTGCGCGACGGGGCGTCAGCGGGTGGCTGCCTGCGACACCGTGCGGGCCGCCCGGTCGATCACGTCCGCCACCGCAAGCGGCTGCGTGAGGAACGGCACGTGGCTGGCTTCGACCTCGACGACCTCGGCCCCGATGCGGTCTGCCTGTTGGCGCAGCAGACGCGGGTCGATCGCATGGTCCTGGGTCGCCACGACCGCCCAGCTCGGCTT
It includes:
- a CDS encoding phosphodiesterase gives rise to the protein MQIAHLTDLHIRPRGKPAYRVVEVNMMLARALATLKALDPLPDALVLSGDLTDCGLAEEYALLRGLLESLGMPVYLIPGNHDRREALREVFGDWPTFGDDPQFIDFAADLGPVRVVGVDTVVPGHGHGALCAHRLQRLETTLAQAPDKPTLVFLHHPPFICGIEHMDRIRLLDGAEELQRIIAANPQVERVLTGHHHRPIQTRWAGTIAQIAPSVAHQVEFRLDPGAEGALVLEPPAFLIHAWIEGTGLVSHQVYVERYPGPHPFVLDADYPGAS
- a CDS encoding alpha/beta hydrolase codes for the protein MSTITTKDGVEIFFKDWGPKDAQPLVFHHGWPLSADDWDAQMLYFLAQGYRVIAHDRRGHGRSAQVADGHDMDHYAADVAAVVEHLDLRDAIHIGHSTGGGEALHYVARHGQKNGRVAKLVMIGAVPPIMVKTADNPGGLSIEVFDGFRAALAANRAQFYLDVPSGPFYGYNRPGAELSQGVIQNWWRQGMMGGAKAHYDGIKAFSETDFNDDLKAVSVPTLVMHGDDDQIVPIADSAILSAERIRTSTLKVYPGLSHGLCTVNPDIVNPDLLAFFKA
- a CDS encoding GMC family oxidoreductase codes for the protein MSDTASWEDPEFAHRAQENQARLTAGLRSSYDFIVCGAGASGSVTARRLAENGQAQVLLLEAGGSDEAESVLNPALWPTNLGSARDWGFRAEPNPHLNGREIPMSMGKGLGGGSSINVMVWARGHRNDWDYVAAQADDPRWGYENVLDIYRRIENWQGAPDPAYRGSGGPVWVQPAAAPSPVALALLDAAGEIGIPVFDHPNGAMMEQAGGAAITDMLVREGRRHSLYRAYVRPWLDRPNLTVLTGATVLRVLFEGRRAVGLAIEHGGRQIAIGAGCEVVLSLGAIQTPKVLMHSGIGDRAELERFGIPVVQHLPGVGRNLQDHVSFGCTWEYAEPLAPRNSGSEATLYWKSRPELEAPDLLFCQVEFPVPSERTAQRGVPAHGWTMFAGLAQPHSRGRLRLRSADASRPLAIEADFLSDPRDLTTARRCLELCRALGNARAFHPFIRGEVMPGNLKGEDRDRYIRDAAVTYWHQCGTARMGRDETAVVDGALRVHGLDGLRIADASVMPRVATGNTQAPCAVIGERAAELIREEHGV